The genomic DNA GAGTCTGGTCCTGGTCTACGTCGACgtcccggcgccgccccagTTCGACGAGGCGATGAAGAAGGGCCCGACGGAGGTTTTCAAGCTATACAAGATCCGCGAGGTGATGGTTAAGCGATGGTCGAGCAACCGCAACAGATGATGGGTCCATGGCCAAAGCTTATGGAAGGTGTTTGTTCCAAGGGCATGATGATGATTGCAGGGAACGACGAAAGTAAACAAGCAGTACGCTTGAATGTGTGGGTTAGGTTCCGGTTCATGCAAGGGTGGAACGGGGTGTATGTGAAACAGATGGGCAGGTTTATGCCCGTAAGGAAGCATTGGACACACATGAACATTGTATGAGTACAACCAGAAAGTCTGAAGACGGCATCTCGGGCTCGCTCGCGATAGGTTCGAGTCCGCAATAGTATACCCCCACTATAATTGtaagatgatgatgaagcaATCCATCCTCACAGGCAACTTGCGTGCGTGCTGTGAACCTCATTTCACCTCATGTTCTCACTCCCATGAGTTAAGTTTTCGGGTCTCGGGCTCATCTCAGCTGGCGAATGTGCCGCCCGCTGGTCCAGACGGAGAGCTCCGTGCCGCCGTCCCGAGgtcgcacacacacacgcactTTCGAAGCCTGCCCCCCTGGACGCCAATGCATCCTCGTGTCCTAATCTGACGAACTGGGACGGCGAATCTTATTCCAGGGACCGAGCAAGGGCGTGGACCCCGCAGGcgtgcctacctacctacaaTCGATGCGGGTGGGATAAAGCTGCGAGCGGTACTTGTGTGTTTCCCgcaatccccccccccgcgaTCTCGGGTGAGATCCTTCCTGAGAGATCTGACTGGACCGAGTGCCGTCCGCTCGCCCGATGTGCATctggggcgggggcgggaggggaATGCACGCCAACGTATATGAGCAAAGAGCTGCATGGTAAGACGTCAGTCAAGCAGGCCAGCTCACGGAGCTAGGTATGTAGCTAGCCAGCTAGACAGTTCGGACAATCCGTCCGACAATCTTTCAGTCTATTGACGCCCCCCCGCAAGAGAATCTCGGCCTAGTTTGGGGCTGGTGGAGGCCGGGGAGGGTGTAGGGTACAGAGCACTCCATCGCTCTGTCAAACTTTTTGGACATTTCCCATTGACGGAAGAAATCAAGCTCACCGTCGAGggtggggaggaggggggagggggaatgCCGGATCCGTCCATCCCAGCATCAACCCCGGAACGCGCCAGGGGTGAGGCCACGGACTGGCCTGGCCCGACTCGCCCGCCTGAATCTGTGGTGCAATTCATCTGAAGCTTCGTGCCTGCGAGTTCATGTAGAGTATTTCCTGCCATTCAAGGGGGGGTCACGACAAAACAGGAAGTTGGATTAGATTGCGGGGTGgcaggggggaagggggaatGCAACGGGATAACTTGCCCAGCTGGCTTCACACAGAAAGACGGGATTCTGCTCGCTAGCTAGATATAAAAGGGGGTGGTTGTCCGCGAGTGGCCGTCGTTGATGGGAAAGGATGTCCCGTTCAACGAGGTCTCTCTTCACCAGCTTCACAGTCTTTACCACCAGTATCCCCGGCAAGCAAGCACTTCCCGGCGAGCATCACCCGCCATCCAAAGTCGAACCAAAACGCACAACGATCCCCGAAGCGAGAACGCGATGAAGCCTCAGTCCCTGCTctcggctgcggcggccgTCCTGCTGCCCACactcgtcgccgcggcgcccgcggagcccgccgagaaggcggccgcgAAGCCGCctgccttcttcctcgccggcgactcGACCACGGCGGTGCAGGccacgggcggcggcggctggggcaaCGGGTTCCTCGGGTTCCTCAAGAAGCCGGCGTTCGGCACCAACTACGGCCGCAACGGACGGACGACGGTGGACTACGTCAGCCAGGGCCACTGGGACACGGTCAAGAGCGCCGTCAAGTCCAACACGGCCAACTTTGACGTCTACGTGACGATCCAGGTGAGTCGGCTTTCTCGTCCAAAGTCTTTTTCCCTTCCCCACCTCTCTGTCCTGCCGCCCCTTTCGCCCACCGCTGCATGAGGCTGATACGGCGAAATGCGTGTCCGCAGTTCGGCCACAACGACCAGAAGCCGGAGAAGAACATCTCGCTCGACCAGTACCAGGCcaacctcgtcaacctcgccaAGGAGATCAAGGCGCTCGGGGCGACACCGATCCTGGTGACGCCGCTGACGCGGCGCAGCTTCAGCTCGGCGGGCGTCGTGACCAACAACCTCTCCAACGAGCGCGAGCGCACGatcgccgcggcggcggctggcaAGACGACGTACATCGACCTCAACCTCTACAGCCGCAAGTTCGTGCAGGCCATCGGCGAGACCAAGGCGCACTCGTACAACCTCAAGGAGGACGACAACACGCACCTCAACGACGAGGGCAGCGTCGTCTTCGGGCGGCTGGTGGCGGACCTGCtgctggagaaggagaagaagctggcgcAGTGGTTCACGCCCAACAAGTCTCTGAGCGACGAGATCTGGAAGGCCATCAACAGCTCGTCCGTTTAAAGGGCTCGGGGTGGGGTACAGGCGGAGGGGGAAAGATCTGTCGTCCGCCGCTTCGTAGATGATGTATTCCGATATCCAATTGTCAATAACAGTATTCCCAGAAAACGTTCTTGATCCAGTGCGACTGAAGCGAGGATGTGATCGGGTCTTAGTGAGAGAGTTTGTCTGTGTCAGATTGACCATCGGCAGTTATGATGGTCGGTTGCGCCTCTGACCAGATTGGCCACGGCCAGGATTTGAATATTAACGGCGACAGGCATGCGGGGCTATCACCTCTCGTGACATCTATCGAAACATCTTGGTCTCTAGTCGCTCGAAATTCGGACCCGACCGCCGTAGCCGCAGACAGAAAATAGGGCTGATCTGCCCGGATGCAAGTCTGGTGAGATGCGCACGAGGAAACAAAGCAGCGGGAACCGAATGCCGCCCGCGGACCGTTGACGGACCCAAAGGTCTCAGTATCCATGTGAAGGAGGCTAAGCCGCGCCGCATTCGATTCCCGTCGTCCGGAGGGTGGGCCACTTATGGAGGGGGGAGCAGCGGAGGAGGTCACGAGCCGCGAGCGCCGGGTAACATGTGAAAAGGTTCGAAGCTCGTGTCAAGGTGGAGCTTTACTTGCTGCCATGTGCACATATCCGAGAGATGCCATACTGTGGATGCAAACGCGAAGGCGGGGGTAGGGTTTCTCTTGCTGGAAACATTGCGACGTCTGATTAGAGTGAGTGAGATTAATAGACCATGAAAGAAGCTCTCTTGGCTGACATGGAAGACTTGAGATGACTGATCAGTGATCAGTGATCATTGAAGACAACTGCATACTTTGCATAATTTGCACAAACTCCAATGGACAGTGGTGGATGACGGCATAGCACAGTTGGAACAGTGTGCACAGTGCTGTCTGTACGCACTACACCCCGCGGTCCCCACAAAATGCCATCCGACCGAGGTTCATCCCCCTCCTGCCGCCCTGAACTCTGTGGGAGCTCCCGTCCCGCCGCCAATCCGCCAACGGGGGTGGAACGAAGCTCTCTCGGGACATGATGGCGTCGGACTAAAACCCTTGTCGCCGCCCTCTTTAATCGGGCTACTGCCCCCTCGTACTGTTTTCCTTACGACAACTTCCCCCTTCTACGGCTCATGCGATACgatgaaggcgccgccgagtTGAACGACCcatctttctttcttctcctcctttctCATCTTGCCCCAGAGCAGCTTCCCAGCAGCTGCCACAACTGCGtatcttcttctctctcttcgaAGTGCCCTCTCTCGACCACTTCCACGGTCTAGACCTCCCTTTTGACCCCGATTTATGGACGTGAACTTCAACCTCGTCTTCCACCATGGCTCTCGCAACGGTGTTTCGCCCGGCGCTGCGCTCGACGGGGATGCTAAAGTCTGCCGCGAGGCCGTCTCTGTCCTCACGCCTTCCCGGCCGACGACCCCTCATCGCACCCTTTGCGCCAGTCCACACGACCTCCCCCAAGCCCCAAGAGGCTGCAGCCCTTCGTGAGGATCCGGACGTCGTCGTACGACAGGCCGCCGTCCCCCGGTCTACAGCACCATCCGTTGATGACCTTAACCGCTCCCTGGACCTCCTCTCCAGCTCGTCAAATGACCTGACCCGGCGGGTAGAAGAGTCGCTCGACGCTCTGCGGCACCCACTGCGCTACGAGTCCCCGAAAGACACCCCCCATCTGCTCCACGTCACTGACGCGACCACAAACCGTCCtcgcgccgtcctcgacgc from Colletotrichum higginsianum IMI 349063 chromosome 3, whole genome shotgun sequence includes the following:
- a CDS encoding GDSL-like Lipase/Acylhydrolase, which codes for MGKDVPFNEVSLHQLHSLYHQYPRQASTSRRASPAIQSRTKTHNDPRSENAMKPQSLLSAAAAVLLPTLVAAAPAEPAEKAAAKPPAFFLAGDSTTAVQATGGGGWGNGFLGFLKKPAFGTNYGRNGRTTVDYVSQGHWDTVKSAVKSNTANFDVYVTIQFGHNDQKPEKNISLDQYQANLVNLAKEIKALGATPILVTPLTRRSFSSAGVVTNNLSNERERTIAAAAAGKTTYIDLNLYSRKFVQAIGETKAHSYNLKEDDNTHLNDEGSVVFGRLVADLLLEKEKKLAQWFTPNKSLSDEIWKAINSSSV